The Halorhabdus rudnickae region AAAGGCGACCTGTTCGGCGCGGTGATGTTCCGCGGAGTAGGTTGCCCCACCGACCTCGGGGACGAACGCCACGGTGTCGTCGTGGCCGCCACAGGCGACGCCCTCGCGTTCACAGCGCCGCCGGAAATCCTCGGACAACTCCCCGTCGTCGTGCATCTGGGCGTACTCGTCCTGGGGATCGAACTGGACGACCGCCGGCCGGACCGTCCGGTCGCTGCCCGTCTCGACGGGGTAGGATCGCTCCTCAGCGAGGAACTGCCGGAGGACGTTCTTCGCGAAGTGGGTCTTCCCGGAGCCAGTCCCGCCGGCGACGAGCGTATGCCGGAAGACGAGCGGATCGCCGGCGTCGTAATCGTCCGTCAGCCGGTAGTCGATCGTCGGCGGCTGAGCGGCCGTCTCGACCTTCTGGCCGCCGACCGAGAGGTGGCCGAGGAAGACTCCCTCGGCGGGGATCTTCAGCCCGGTCTTGATCGCGGAGCGTTCCTCGGCGTGACTGACGACCGTTTCCGGTTTGGGGACGCGGTCGGTCATCCGGCGCTGAAGGTCGCTGTCTTGGGGCTCCGCCGCTCGACTGTCCGAGGCGCTTTTCGCCTCGCTGTCCTCGTCTTCATATAAGATCGCGACGGGTTCCAGCGTCGCGATGAACTTGAAGTCCTGTTCGTCGATGCCGCTCGAACGCATCGCCCGGCGGGCGTGGATTTCGGTCGCGTCGTCGGCCCGGAACTCCCGGGCGTACTCGAGGGCGGTGATCCGACAGAACAGTCGCTCGTCGGTCGCGCTGTCGGGATAGGGCGCGAGCAGGTAGGTCCCGATGCGAACGTCCGCGCGGTTGCCGACAGTGACGTAGGCGCGCAGCCGGGTGTCCTCGCCGTCCTCGCTGATCGTCAGTCCCTGAGCCGCCGAGAGGACGCCGATGCCCCCCTCCTCGCCAGCCGGCGTGACCGACACGGACTCGAAGTCGTCATCGTCGTCGGTCTCCGCCGCAGTCGGCGGCCTGTCGCTGCCATCCGTCGAC contains the following coding sequences:
- a CDS encoding ATP-binding protein; translated protein: MSDLGDFTEFDGDRDRPTGESTDGSDRPPTAAETDDDDDFESVSVTPAGEEGGIGVLSAAQGLTISEDGEDTRLRAYVTVGNRADVRIGTYLLAPYPDSATDERLFCRITALEYAREFRADDATEIHARRAMRSSGIDEQDFKFIATLEPVAILYEDEDSEAKSASDSRAAEPQDSDLQRRMTDRVPKPETVVSHAEERSAIKTGLKIPAEGVFLGHLSVGGQKVETAAQPPTIDYRLTDDYDAGDPLVFRHTLVAGGTGSGKTHFAKNVLRQFLAEERSYPVETGSDRTVRPAVVQFDPQDEYAQMHDDGELSEDFRRRCEREGVACGGHDDTVAFVPEVGGATYSAEHHRAEQVAFTIPFSLVYDNPWLIAGSGLNDNQYGALVNVLLPMFRDQYGREGTYDQFTSFLDDPALKEELDETGRVHEATYDAVRRRARGFGNIFDQDARPITDLVHEFVRPGGLTVVPTYHINDSRATETVVLALSSLLVDEKLSNDPSFERIEETPLIVGMDEAHNFLTDADSVQAQKVIGKFTDAAKQGRKERLGLFLITQDPQDIADPVFKQINTTVVLNLGDEDAISAVNIPKHLEEKVPYMEQGQMVVYSPDNSEPVELIGLPQCVTRHGRD